Proteins encoded within one genomic window of Glycine soja cultivar W05 chromosome 1, ASM419377v2, whole genome shotgun sequence:
- the LOC114422539 gene encoding uncharacterized protein LOC114422539, whose protein sequence is MEAYSGSYPASKSHSLLHTVRKTQVKSWKKAPVAPPAPTPIRVYKVDAINFRDLVQQLTGAPEFKPDQEHHQLFQSVAVAPIAATSLVDTPPKQMLSSKDNIAASSTMPSTNWHQGAQSEALELNLSSPSYNNWFSVSRMSQGNMTSLETGRVL, encoded by the coding sequence ATGGAAGCTTATTCTGGTTCTTACCCTGCGTCCAAGTCTCATTCTCTGCTTCACACCGTGCGGAAGACACAAGTTAAATCGTGGAAGAAGGCGCCAGTGGCACCACCGGCACCGACACCGATCAGAGTGTACAAGGTGGACGCTATCAACTTCCGTGACCTTGTTCAGCAGCTTACGGGTGCACCGGAGTTCAAGCCTGATCAGGAACATCATCAACTTTTCCAAAGTGTCGCAGTCGCACCTATTGCTGCTACCTCCCTTGTAGATACGCCCCCGAAGCAAATGTTGTCGAGCAAAGACAATATTGCAGCATCATCAACAATGCCCTCCACTAACTGGCACCAGGGGGCACAATCTGAAGCATTGGAATTGAATTTATCATCACCCTCTTATAATAACTGGTTTTCTGTCTCTCGTATGAGCCAAGGAAACATGACCAGCTTGGAAACGGGTCGAGTTCTctag